In one Saccharibacillus brassicae genomic region, the following are encoded:
- a CDS encoding nuclear transport factor 2 family protein gives MSTVTRARAEEIMSVFAQSFLQGEYEVFLDLFHEDVRFEFPYAPDPYPKRLQGIGELRSHLEALQDLFVIHSFSDPVIHRSADGPVFTAEFEGHGTLLQSGKPYDQHYISVIELQEDRIIRYQDYWNPLSTG, from the coding sequence ATGAGCACCGTTACGCGAGCAAGAGCCGAAGAGATCATGTCCGTTTTTGCACAAAGTTTTTTGCAGGGAGAATACGAGGTTTTTCTGGATCTGTTTCATGAAGATGTCCGTTTCGAGTTTCCGTACGCGCCCGATCCTTATCCGAAAAGATTGCAGGGCATCGGCGAACTGCGCAGCCATCTCGAAGCCCTTCAAGACCTGTTCGTCATTCACTCGTTCTCCGACCCGGTCATTCATCGTTCCGCGGACGGCCCCGTATTCACGGCGGAGTTTGAAGGACACGGCACCCTGCTGCAATCCGGCAAACCGTACGACCAGCACTACATTTCGGTGATCGAACTCCAAGAAGACCGGATTATCCGGTATCAGGATTACTGGAATCCGCTGAGCACAGGTTAA
- a CDS encoding helix-turn-helix domain-containing protein produces the protein MERIPFAYTLTDIRYEEISPGPDRSGEGGPIDGLPQGERPTGQAQARRASAGAELWVVTGGTGSVHCGETAWPLARGRLLLGPLGGVRAVSAGPAAEAGRPDAAAGAGGAEAAEAEMSEAERREAAEAERKAAGRSGPAAERGEAAEAERKAAGRSGPAAERGEAAGMSATEAAMSLPQLQAAGAEPLTLYRLAFCAADRSGAPLPPGEALPFVGATDFAPFSFCAERAQKLHERRGETGGAAALERQIAFQELLLAAVRQRESASRAGTGGSAALDVREAVRRSIARIDREYREPFTVESLAASAGIGRWTYTNLFKEATGSLPLDYLNRVRIGQAKQLLLATEDRLGEIAQRVGFSSEYYFSRRFKREAGLSPGQYRRLHRREVRVFAPYLEDALLALGIVPIAQYSHSAWGVQAYLPLEGVPAFDVADGTREDLLRLKPELLLFDDGFERWRLDRLSGVAPSLLLEQPGEAWADKLRGTAALFGREAEARHRLRRYDEEVRDAGSRLAAMPGGSASRGSVACLRISAQQIRLYAQHSGYTGPLLYGELGLKPPGLLRHMPEAQRSLLLRPDELAQVDADHLFVIFDKSDNRHPGDERRLLEHPCWRTLPAVQAGRVYETDFFAWMNYGILAHGRKIRDVLETLL, from the coding sequence GTGGAGCGGATACCCTTTGCTTATACGCTGACCGATATTCGGTATGAAGAAATAAGCCCCGGACCGGACCGGTCCGGGGAAGGCGGGCCGATCGACGGTCTGCCGCAAGGCGAGCGGCCGACCGGACAGGCGCAAGCGCGCCGCGCTTCGGCCGGCGCCGAACTGTGGGTCGTGACCGGCGGCACCGGATCGGTGCACTGCGGAGAAACGGCCTGGCCGCTCGCCCGGGGCCGCCTGCTGCTGGGCCCGCTCGGCGGCGTTCGGGCGGTGTCGGCCGGGCCGGCGGCGGAGGCCGGCCGGCCTGATGCGGCGGCGGGCGCGGGGGGAGCTGAAGCGGCGGAAGCGGAGATGTCCGAGGCGGAGCGGAGAGAGGCTGCGGAAGCGGAGCGGAAGGCGGCAGGCCGAAGCGGGCCTGCGGCGGAGCGGGGAGAGGCAGCGGAAGCGGAGCGAAAAGCAGCAGGCCGGAGTGGGCCTGCGGCGGAGCGGGGAGAGGCGGCGGGGATGTCCGCGACGGAAGCGGCGATGTCCTTGCCGCAGCTTCAAGCGGCAGGCGCGGAGCCGCTGACGCTGTATCGGCTCGCTTTTTGCGCAGCCGATCGTTCGGGAGCGCCGCTGCCGCCCGGCGAGGCGCTGCCTTTCGTCGGCGCGACGGATTTCGCGCCGTTCTCGTTCTGCGCGGAGAGAGCGCAGAAGCTGCATGAACGCCGCGGGGAGACCGGCGGGGCCGCCGCGCTTGAGCGCCAGATCGCGTTTCAGGAGCTGCTGCTCGCCGCCGTCAGGCAGCGCGAGAGCGCTTCGCGGGCCGGAACGGGCGGAAGTGCGGCCCTGGATGTCCGCGAAGCGGTGCGGCGGTCGATCGCGCGAATCGATCGCGAATACCGCGAGCCGTTTACGGTCGAATCGCTGGCCGCCTCGGCCGGCATCGGACGCTGGACCTATACGAACCTGTTCAAGGAAGCGACCGGCAGCCTGCCGCTCGATTACTTGAACCGGGTCCGGATCGGGCAGGCGAAGCAGCTGCTGCTGGCGACGGAAGACCGGCTGGGCGAGATCGCCCAGCGCGTCGGCTTCAGCAGCGAATATTATTTCAGCCGCCGCTTCAAACGCGAAGCCGGCCTGTCGCCCGGCCAATACCGGCGGCTGCATCGCCGGGAAGTGCGCGTCTTCGCGCCTTACCTCGAAGACGCCCTGCTCGCGCTCGGCATCGTGCCGATTGCGCAGTACAGCCACAGCGCCTGGGGCGTGCAGGCATATCTGCCGCTTGAAGGAGTGCCCGCATTCGACGTCGCGGACGGAACGCGCGAAGACCTGCTGCGCCTGAAGCCGGAGCTGCTGCTGTTCGACGACGGCTTCGAACGCTGGCGATTGGACCGCTTGTCCGGCGTTGCGCCCAGCCTGCTGCTGGAGCAGCCCGGCGAAGCCTGGGCGGACAAGCTGCGCGGGACGGCCGCTTTGTTCGGCCGCGAAGCGGAAGCCCGGCACAGGCTGCGCCGCTACGACGAAGAAGTCCGCGACGCGGGTTCGCGCCTCGCCGCGATGCCCGGCGGGAGCGCTTCGCGCGGCTCCGTCGCGTGCCTGCGCATTTCGGCGCAGCAGATTCGGCTGTACGCGCAGCACAGCGGTTATACCGGCCCGCTGCTGTACGGCGAGCTCGGCTTGAAGCCGCCCGGGCTGCTGCGGCATATGCCCGAAGCGCAGCGAAGCCTGCTGCTGCGCCCCGACGAACTTGCGCAGGTCGATGCCGACCATTTATTCGTCATTTTCGACAAGTCCGACAACCGGCATCCCGGCGACGAGAGACGGCTGCTGGAGCATCCGTGCTGGCGCACCCTGCCCGCGGTCCAAGCCGGCCGGGTGTACGAAACGGACTTTTTCGCCTGGATGAATTACGGCATATTGGCGCACGGTCGCAAGATCCGGGACGTGCTGGAGACTTTGCTCTAG
- a CDS encoding glycoside hydrolase family 2 protein, with protein MGTNRNEAAGIGRPEYPRPQFVRDHWVNLNGEWEFAFDDEDRGSAAGWSGGEQSLGQKIQVPFAYQSRLSGIGETDFHDNVWYRRLFDVPESFAARQVLLHFGAVDYSAKVWVNGVFVAAHEGGHTPFKADITHALHADGTPNALVVQALDESRNLELPRGKQFWKKDSASIFYTRTTGIWQTVWIEAVPRTYLDKVKLTPDIDNKRIEIVPHIANYAPGRELRLRVSISFGGVRVTEQTYDVTGRTMTHTIGLANFNAQERETLWAPEHPNLYDISYTLLDGEAETDRVESYFGMRKISVEGGRLCLNNSPYKMKLVLDQGYFPDGILTPPSEADIRRDIELTKEMGFNGARKHQKLEDPRYLYGCDKLGLLVWSEAANAYSYSDQYVERFQREWIEAVDRDYNHPSIVVWVPLNESWGVPDLARDPLQQHHSLSLVYLTKSLDRMRPVISNDGWEHTVSDLVTIHDYEWRREVLEERYAAAEKALSLVPGGHPVMAHGYGYRGEPLLVTEFGGIGYQKSEWEGWGYSGASSDEDFEERLRNVIGPLLDSELVQGYCYTQLTDVEQEINGLLTYDRVPKIPLDKIRAINEGR; from the coding sequence ATGGGCACGAATCGTAACGAAGCAGCAGGGATCGGTCGACCGGAGTATCCGCGGCCGCAGTTTGTCCGGGATCACTGGGTCAATCTGAACGGGGAATGGGAGTTTGCGTTCGACGACGAAGACCGGGGAAGCGCAGCGGGCTGGAGCGGCGGGGAACAGTCTTTGGGGCAAAAGATTCAGGTGCCGTTCGCGTACCAGAGCCGGCTGAGCGGGATCGGGGAGACCGATTTCCACGACAACGTCTGGTACCGCCGCCTGTTCGACGTACCGGAATCGTTTGCGGCGCGGCAGGTGCTGCTGCACTTCGGCGCGGTCGATTACTCGGCCAAAGTCTGGGTGAACGGCGTGTTCGTCGCGGCGCACGAAGGCGGGCATACGCCGTTCAAGGCGGATATTACGCACGCGCTGCACGCGGACGGAACGCCGAATGCGCTGGTTGTGCAGGCGCTCGACGAGAGCCGCAACCTGGAACTGCCGCGCGGCAAACAATTTTGGAAAAAAGACTCGGCCAGCATTTTCTATACGCGCACGACCGGCATCTGGCAGACGGTATGGATCGAAGCCGTGCCGCGGACGTATCTGGACAAAGTCAAACTGACGCCGGACATCGACAACAAGCGGATAGAGATCGTGCCGCATATCGCGAATTACGCGCCGGGCCGGGAGCTGCGGCTGCGCGTGTCGATTTCTTTTGGAGGCGTGCGCGTGACCGAGCAGACGTACGACGTGACCGGGCGCACGATGACGCATACGATCGGGCTGGCCAACTTCAACGCGCAGGAACGCGAGACGCTGTGGGCGCCGGAGCATCCGAATCTGTACGACATTTCGTATACGCTGCTGGACGGGGAAGCCGAGACCGATCGGGTGGAGAGCTACTTCGGCATGCGCAAAATATCGGTCGAAGGCGGCCGGTTGTGCCTCAACAACAGTCCGTACAAAATGAAGCTGGTACTCGACCAGGGTTATTTTCCGGACGGTATCCTGACGCCTCCGAGCGAAGCGGACATCCGGCGGGACATCGAACTGACGAAGGAAATGGGCTTTAACGGCGCGCGCAAGCACCAGAAGCTTGAAGATCCGCGGTATTTGTACGGGTGCGACAAGCTCGGCCTGCTCGTCTGGAGCGAAGCGGCCAACGCGTACAGTTACTCGGACCAGTACGTGGAACGTTTTCAGCGGGAGTGGATCGAAGCGGTCGACCGCGATTACAACCATCCGTCGATCGTCGTCTGGGTGCCGCTTAACGAGAGCTGGGGTGTGCCGGATCTGGCGCGCGACCCGCTTCAGCAGCATCATTCGCTCTCGCTTGTCTATCTCACCAAGTCGCTCGATCGGATGCGTCCGGTCATCTCGAACGACGGCTGGGAACACACGGTCAGCGACCTGGTCACGATTCACGATTACGAGTGGCGGCGCGAAGTGCTCGAAGAACGGTACGCGGCGGCGGAAAAAGCGCTCAGCCTCGTTCCCGGCGGCCATCCGGTGATGGCGCACGGGTACGGTTACCGGGGCGAGCCGCTGCTGGTAACGGAGTTCGGCGGCATCGGCTACCAGAAAAGCGAATGGGAAGGCTGGGGCTACTCCGGCGCAAGCAGCGACGAAGATTTCGAAGAGCGCCTGCGCAACGTGATCGGGCCGCTGCTCGACTCCGAGCTGGTGCAGGGCTACTGCTACACCCAGCTGACCGACGTCGAGCAGGAGATCAACGGCCTGCTGACGTACGACCGGGTGCCGAAGATTCCGCTGGACAAGATCCGGGCGATCAACGAAGGCCGGTAA
- a CDS encoding TetR/AcrR family transcriptional regulator, with protein MARTKAFDPEEVLSRALGIFGTQGYEGTSLPDLLKGLGIARQSLYDTYGTKRELFLAAVQFYMNRKQADIVELFREPGGAEERIRQAFGEIVSALSDPQQRQDCFIISSAIEYMPHDEELNAYMQANQLDVEKAFYDLLERGRAAGELRADADLERLSLFLAHERNALVLTGKMGADRTKLEAVAETALSVLRWQRAAGSGADRAE; from the coding sequence GTGGCAAGAACCAAAGCATTCGATCCCGAGGAAGTGTTGAGCCGGGCGCTCGGCATATTCGGAACGCAGGGGTACGAAGGCACTTCACTGCCGGATCTGTTAAAAGGGTTGGGTATCGCCCGCCAAAGTCTGTACGACACGTACGGCACCAAACGGGAACTTTTTTTGGCTGCCGTCCAATTCTACATGAACCGCAAACAGGCGGACATCGTCGAACTGTTCCGGGAACCGGGCGGCGCGGAAGAACGGATCCGGCAGGCTTTCGGCGAGATCGTATCGGCCTTGTCGGACCCGCAGCAGCGGCAGGACTGCTTCATTATCAGCAGCGCGATCGAATACATGCCGCATGACGAAGAATTGAACGCCTACATGCAGGCCAACCAGCTTGACGTGGAAAAAGCTTTCTACGACCTGCTCGAACGGGGCCGCGCAGCCGGCGAACTGCGTGCCGACGCCGATCTTGAACGGCTGTCCCTTTTTCTGGCCCACGAGCGCAACGCGCTGGTGCTGACCGGCAAAATGGGTGCCGACCGGACTAAGCTTGAAGCGGTCGCGGAGACGGCTTTGTCCGTGCTGCGCTGGCAGAGGGCGGCTGGATCGGGCGCGGATCGGGCGGAGTAA
- a CDS encoding ArsR/SmtB family transcription factor, protein MHIAVTLENLPLLECFASETRVRIFELLGERPMSIGELAERLQVSSAIVTKHIQKMEKAGLLASESVTGTRGRRKMCRLAVDSLTLNFRSHPSQADRSAYAVSIPVGQYAEHEVRPTCGLASESRLIGMMDDPRYFADPARVGARHLWFGSGYVEYRIPNYLVGAQTVREISVTLELGSEAPGYNPNWPSDISFEIGGVPVGTWTCPGNFGGRRGLHTPEWWSEHSSQYGLLKTLSVREDGTFMDGTKLSDVTAADLDIHAMQGVGGGAEAARGAGGAAEGGDAGSDAGMRGAGAEAPMGASAGREIALRIESRADAAHPGGVSLFGRGFGSYDRDIEVSVKFDSPEIGRV, encoded by the coding sequence ATGCATATAGCCGTTACCCTGGAAAACCTGCCGCTGCTCGAATGTTTCGCGTCCGAGACGCGGGTGCGTATCTTCGAGCTGCTCGGCGAACGTCCGATGAGCATCGGCGAGCTGGCGGAACGACTGCAAGTCTCGTCCGCCATCGTCACCAAACATATTCAGAAAATGGAAAAAGCCGGGCTGCTCGCTTCCGAGAGCGTTACCGGCACGCGCGGCCGCCGCAAAATGTGCCGGCTGGCCGTAGACAGCCTGACGCTCAATTTCCGCTCCCATCCGTCGCAGGCGGACCGGAGCGCCTACGCCGTCTCGATTCCCGTCGGCCAATACGCGGAACACGAAGTCCGTCCGACGTGCGGACTCGCTTCCGAATCGCGCTTGATCGGCATGATGGACGATCCGCGGTATTTTGCCGATCCGGCCCGCGTCGGGGCGCGGCATCTGTGGTTCGGTTCCGGCTACGTCGAGTACCGGATTCCGAACTATCTCGTCGGCGCGCAGACCGTGCGCGAGATTTCCGTCACGCTGGAACTCGGCTCCGAAGCGCCCGGCTACAACCCGAACTGGCCGTCCGATATCTCGTTTGAGATCGGCGGCGTGCCGGTCGGCACCTGGACCTGCCCCGGCAATTTCGGCGGCAGGCGCGGGCTCCACACGCCCGAATGGTGGAGCGAACACAGCAGCCAATACGGGCTGCTGAAGACTTTGTCCGTGCGCGAAGACGGCACGTTCATGGACGGCACGAAACTGTCGGACGTGACGGCGGCCGACCTGGATATTCACGCCATGCAGGGCGTGGGGGGCGGGGCGGAGGCGGCGCGGGGCGCGGGCGGAGCCGCAGAGGGCGGCGATGCGGGGAGCGATGCGGGGATGCGCGGCGCCGGGGCCGAAGCGCCAATGGGCGCTTCGGCGGGCCGCGAGATCGCGCTGCGGATCGAGAGCCGTGCGGACGCCGCCCACCCCGGCGGCGTCAGCCTGTTCGGCCGCGGCTTCGGCAGCTACGACCGCGACATCGAAGTGTCCGTGAAGTTCGACAGCCCCGAAATCGGACGCGTCTAG
- a CDS encoding NAD(P)H-binding protein, which produces MTSSSPSSPIRILLTGGQGKTSSRLARLLRLQGHAVRQAGRRPAQSRDGQPDSVVFDWYDPSTYEAALTGMDAVYLVAPPDLHPEQVMIPFIRKAREASVRRFVLLSSASVSADDPVFGPIHRELRSGAAEWAVLRPSYFMQNFSETAHAYTIRESNRIFTAAGSGKVGFVDAEDIAAVAAEALTRPEPFNDELVITGPEALSYGEAAERIGELTGLPVQHIAITEDELRQNLIAVGLPREYAAFLAGLDTRIRVEGSEDRVTDTVRRVTGREPRSLTDHIRANSASLRSEPEPDQAGRTKL; this is translated from the coding sequence ATGACCTCTTCTTCCCCTTCTTCACCAATTCGAATTCTGCTGACCGGCGGGCAGGGCAAAACGTCTTCCCGCCTCGCGCGGCTGCTGAGGCTTCAAGGCCACGCGGTCCGACAAGCCGGACGCAGACCGGCGCAGTCCCGCGACGGACAACCGGACAGCGTCGTGTTCGACTGGTACGACCCTTCGACCTACGAAGCTGCGTTAACGGGCATGGATGCCGTCTATCTGGTAGCTCCGCCCGATCTGCACCCGGAGCAGGTCATGATTCCTTTTATCCGAAAAGCGCGGGAAGCTTCTGTCCGACGCTTCGTGCTGCTGTCCAGCGCTTCCGTGTCGGCAGACGATCCGGTGTTCGGACCGATCCACCGGGAACTGCGCAGCGGCGCTGCGGAATGGGCCGTGCTGCGTCCTTCCTATTTCATGCAAAATTTTAGCGAGACGGCGCATGCCTATACGATTCGCGAATCGAATCGGATCTTTACCGCGGCCGGCTCCGGCAAAGTCGGGTTCGTCGACGCCGAAGACATTGCGGCGGTCGCTGCCGAAGCGCTGACGCGCCCGGAGCCGTTCAACGACGAACTCGTGATCACCGGCCCGGAAGCGTTGAGCTACGGCGAAGCGGCCGAGCGGATCGGCGAACTGACCGGCCTGCCGGTGCAGCATATCGCGATCACGGAAGACGAACTGAGACAGAACCTGATTGCAGTCGGCCTTCCGCGCGAATATGCGGCCTTTCTGGCCGGTCTGGACACGCGAATCCGCGTGGAGGGCAGCGAAGACCGCGTCACCGATACGGTGCGCCGCGTGACCGGACGCGAGCCGCGTTCGCTGACGGATCATATACGGGCAAATTCGGCTTCGCTGCGTTCGGAGCCAGAGCCGGATCAAGCGGGGCGTACCAAGCTGTAG